In Desulfosediminicola ganghwensis, a single window of DNA contains:
- a CDS encoding hydantoinase B/oxoprolinase family protein has translation MPQWQIWIDRGGTFTDIVAKRPDGTLVSHKLLSENPENYKDAAIQGIRDLMQIPTDAPLPSKSIEHVKMGTTVATNALLERKGERTLLAITQGFGDALRIGYQSRPDLFARHIVLPEMLYEKSVEIIERIGADGLCLIELDQQQARQDFQAAYDEGIRSVAIVLMHGYRYPEHEQLLSKIARKIGFEQISVSHEVSPLIKLVSRGDTTVVDAYLSPILRRYVNQVANQLNINDENGPRLMFMQSNGGLTDANYFQGKDAILSGPAGGVVGMTRTAAMSGLTRLIGFDMGGTSTDVAHYDGEYERSFETIVAGIRMRAPMMHIHTVAAGGGSILHFDGSRYRVGPESAGANPGPACYRRGGPLTVTDCNVMLGKIQPAHFPKVFGLTADQPLDRETVVEGFSRLAESIAAATGAALHTPEQVAEGFLRIAVENMANAIKKISVQRGYDITHYTLNCFGGAGGQHACLVADALGMQQVFLHPYAGVLSAYGMGLADIRSMREKQVEQPFDANAESIAREAARPLIEEARTEVISQGVDAANISIVLKTHLRYEGTDTALLVDCGTIKQMQDAFERAHKKRFGFIAENRGLVIEAISVEAIGINEPTLDPETTSKATEDLVATDEVKIFSDGKAHRTPLYERDRMLPGHVINGPAIIAESTGTVVIEEGWQATLNTRQHLILKRYIARRKVEAIGTTVDPVMLEVFNNLFMSIAEQMGATLANTSYSVNIKERLDFSCALFDADGNLVANAPHVPVHLGSMGESVKTVIRENSDTMQTGDVYMLNAPYNGGTHLPDVTVITPVFNDTGDKVLFYVGSRGHHADIGGRTPGSSPPDSQHIEEEGVLIDNFLLVRSGKLQDEETRKLLSSGRYPCRNIEQNMADLAAQIAANATGERELRRMVDTFSLEVVQAYMRHVQDNAEESVRRVLDVLQDGAFSYPMDDGARIEVKVTVNRANREATIDFTGTSPQSAGNYNAPTAVCKAAVLYVFRTLVEDNIPLNEGCLKPLKIIIPDGTMISPSYPAAVISGNTEVSQAITDALFGALGVLASSQGTMNNFVYGNEKVQNYETICGGTGAGPDHHGTSAVHSHMTNTRMTDPEVVEWRFPVRIDEFSIRRNSGGTGRYCGGDGVVRKIRFLEQMTATILSSHRREHPYGLAGGCDGATGCNSVIRKNGSTEELDGNAETGMAPGDVFVIKTPGGGGFGAS, from the coding sequence ATGCCACAATGGCAAATCTGGATCGATCGAGGTGGCACCTTCACCGACATCGTTGCGAAACGTCCGGACGGCACCCTGGTAAGCCACAAACTGCTCTCCGAAAATCCGGAGAACTATAAAGATGCAGCAATTCAGGGCATACGGGATCTCATGCAGATACCCACAGACGCCCCGCTGCCGTCCAAATCGATTGAACATGTCAAAATGGGCACCACAGTTGCCACCAATGCTCTTCTGGAACGTAAAGGTGAGCGCACCCTGCTGGCTATTACCCAGGGCTTTGGCGACGCTCTTCGCATCGGCTACCAGAGCAGGCCGGACCTCTTCGCACGCCACATCGTCTTGCCGGAAATGCTCTATGAAAAAAGTGTTGAGATTATCGAGCGCATCGGGGCAGACGGTCTGTGCCTGATCGAACTGGACCAGCAACAGGCCAGACAGGACTTTCAGGCAGCGTATGATGAAGGAATCCGCTCTGTCGCAATTGTCCTCATGCACGGCTATCGCTACCCGGAGCATGAACAGCTCCTTTCGAAAATAGCCCGCAAGATCGGCTTTGAGCAGATCTCTGTCAGCCATGAAGTCAGCCCGTTGATCAAGCTGGTCTCCCGAGGCGACACCACAGTCGTGGACGCGTACCTTTCGCCCATTCTGCGCCGATATGTCAACCAGGTGGCAAACCAGCTTAACATAAACGACGAAAATGGCCCCCGCCTGATGTTCATGCAGTCAAACGGAGGCCTTACCGACGCCAATTATTTCCAGGGTAAAGACGCCATTCTCTCCGGCCCTGCCGGTGGCGTGGTGGGAATGACACGTACCGCCGCCATGAGCGGGCTGACCCGTCTCATCGGCTTCGATATGGGTGGCACCTCCACCGATGTGGCCCACTACGACGGCGAATACGAGCGCAGCTTCGAAACTATAGTGGCCGGCATTCGAATGCGTGCGCCGATGATGCACATCCATACCGTTGCCGCCGGCGGTGGTTCAATACTCCATTTCGACGGCTCAAGATATCGGGTTGGGCCGGAATCCGCAGGGGCCAATCCCGGCCCGGCCTGTTATCGGCGTGGTGGCCCATTGACAGTGACCGACTGCAACGTCATGCTTGGCAAGATTCAGCCCGCACACTTCCCCAAAGTCTTCGGCCTTACAGCCGACCAGCCCCTGGACCGGGAGACAGTCGTCGAAGGTTTCAGCCGCCTGGCGGAATCAATCGCCGCGGCCACCGGGGCGGCCCTCCACACACCGGAGCAGGTTGCAGAGGGGTTCCTGCGCATTGCTGTCGAAAACATGGCCAATGCCATCAAGAAAATCTCGGTTCAGCGAGGCTATGACATAACCCACTACACCCTCAACTGTTTTGGCGGAGCCGGTGGCCAGCACGCCTGTCTGGTGGCCGATGCCCTGGGAATGCAACAGGTATTTCTCCATCCATATGCAGGGGTACTTTCCGCCTATGGCATGGGACTGGCCGACATCAGATCCATGCGGGAAAAACAGGTGGAGCAGCCATTTGACGCCAATGCTGAATCCATAGCCAGAGAAGCGGCCAGACCGCTGATCGAAGAGGCGCGCACAGAAGTCATCAGCCAGGGTGTCGATGCGGCCAACATCTCCATTGTACTGAAAACCCACCTTCGCTATGAAGGCACAGACACTGCCCTGCTCGTGGATTGCGGCACCATCAAGCAGATGCAGGACGCCTTTGAACGCGCCCATAAAAAGCGTTTCGGTTTCATTGCCGAAAACCGCGGACTGGTGATTGAGGCCATTTCCGTTGAAGCAATTGGCATCAATGAGCCGACCCTCGACCCTGAAACAACCAGTAAAGCCACGGAAGACCTTGTGGCAACAGACGAGGTGAAAATCTTCAGTGACGGCAAAGCTCACCGGACCCCACTTTACGAGCGGGACCGGATGCTCCCCGGGCATGTGATCAATGGCCCTGCCATTATTGCAGAATCAACCGGCACTGTGGTGATAGAAGAAGGCTGGCAGGCCACGCTCAACACCCGTCAGCACCTTATTCTCAAGCGGTATATAGCACGCAGGAAAGTCGAGGCAATCGGCACCACCGTTGATCCGGTAATGCTTGAGGTATTTAACAACCTCTTTATGTCCATCGCTGAGCAGATGGGAGCGACCCTGGCCAACACTTCCTACTCCGTCAACATCAAGGAGCGGCTTGACTTCTCCTGCGCCCTATTCGACGCAGACGGCAACCTGGTGGCCAATGCCCCGCATGTCCCCGTGCACCTCGGTTCAATGGGCGAGTCCGTCAAGACGGTCATCAGGGAAAACAGCGACACCATGCAAACAGGCGACGTCTACATGCTGAACGCCCCATACAATGGCGGCACCCACCTTCCCGACGTCACCGTGATAACCCCCGTTTTCAATGACACTGGCGACAAAGTGCTCTTTTATGTGGGCTCCAGGGGACACCACGCGGATATCGGTGGCCGGACCCCCGGCTCCTCCCCTCCGGATTCTCAGCATATTGAAGAAGAAGGCGTGCTTATCGACAACTTTCTCCTGGTACGGTCAGGGAAATTGCAAGACGAAGAGACCAGAAAACTGCTTTCTTCAGGTCGCTATCCCTGTCGAAACATTGAACAGAATATGGCGGACCTGGCTGCCCAGATCGCCGCCAACGCCACAGGAGAAAGGGAGCTGCGCCGAATGGTTGACACCTTTTCTCTTGAAGTGGTGCAGGCCTACATGCGCCATGTACAGGATAATGCCGAGGAGTCCGTCCGCAGAGTGCTCGACGTATTACAAGACGGGGCATTCAGCTACCCCATGGATGACGGGGCCAGAATAGAAGTGAAGGTTACAGTGAATCGCGCCAACCGGGAGGCCACAATCGATTTCACCGGCACATCACCGCAGTCTGCAGGCAACTACAACGCCCCGACCGCGGTGTGCAAAGCCGCTGTACTCTATGTGTTCAGAACTCTGGTTGAAGATAATATCCCTTTAAATGAAGGGTGTCTGAAACCGCTGAAGATCATAATCCCGGACGGCACCATGATCAGCCCGAGCTACCCTGCGGCCGTCATCTCCGGCAACACCGAGGTGAGCCAGGCGATCACCGATGCTCTTTTCGGCGCACTGGGTGTTCTCGCTTCTTCCCAGGGCACCATGAACAACTTTGTCTATGGCAATGAGAAAGTGCAGAATTATGAAACAATTTGCGGCGGCACCGGCGCAGGGCCCGATCACCACGGCACCAGTGCGGTACACAGTCATATGACCAACACCCGCATGACAGACCCCGAAGTGGTCGAGTGGCGCTTTCCGGTACGTATTGACGAGTTTTCAATCCGCAGAAATTCAGGTGGCACTGGCAGGTATTGTGGCGGCGATGGCGTGGTCCGGAAAATTCGTTTTCTTGAGCAGATGACTGCTACCATTCTCTCTTCGCACCGACGGGAACATCCTTACGGATTGGCCGGAGGGTGTGATGGAGCCACTGGGTGTAACAGCGTTATCCGTAAAAATGGTTCCACCGAAGAACTTGACGGCAATGCTGAGACAGGCATGGCGCCAGGTGATGTATTCGTCATAAAAACTCCGGGAGGCGGGGGCTTCGGAGCCTCCTGA
- a CDS encoding FAD-binding oxidoreductase has translation MKKSIIDELVSIFGQENVLTEREDMIAYSYDAAPVEIEPEAVVFPTTTEQVSQLMKLAYREEIPVTPRGQGSGLSGGSIPLKQGIVLSMDRMKNLIEFDPANRLITVEAGFTTADIDPIIGEANLFYPPDPGSVAFSTIGGNVAENAGGLRGLKYGVTKDYVKMLKVVMPQGDIVTLGSKCVKHVAGFNSELMFVGSEGLLGVITEVTLALLPIPQHRESALAIFDTLDDAAQTVSDIIAAGVTPSTMEFMDNATINAIQNFKDCGLPRDAQAVLLIETDGEENSAKAEIATVEEQVGKNNAREFARAKTSEDRDKLFAGRRVALNALASVKPNLILEDATVKRSDLPAMVRGIIEIAQRYDIQVGIFGHAGDGNLHPTFLIDQSDKEEMARCHKAVDELFQLAIDLDGTISGEHGIGLEKKPYLEAQIGAAGIKMLQDLKRMFDPKNLLNPGKMFDMPGEAA, from the coding sequence ATGAAGAAGAGCATTATCGACGAGTTGGTCTCAATTTTTGGCCAGGAAAACGTTCTCACCGAGCGTGAGGACATGATTGCCTACAGCTATGACGCTGCGCCTGTAGAAATAGAGCCTGAAGCGGTTGTCTTTCCGACTACCACCGAGCAGGTCAGTCAACTTATGAAGCTGGCATATCGCGAAGAGATTCCAGTGACTCCTCGCGGTCAGGGAAGCGGTCTTTCCGGCGGTTCAATTCCGCTCAAGCAGGGTATCGTTCTTTCCATGGACAGGATGAAGAACCTCATCGAGTTCGACCCTGCCAACAGACTCATTACTGTCGAAGCTGGTTTTACCACTGCTGATATCGATCCTATCATCGGTGAAGCAAACCTTTTCTACCCACCGGATCCAGGCTCTGTAGCGTTTTCCACCATCGGCGGTAACGTTGCCGAAAACGCAGGCGGACTGCGCGGCCTGAAATACGGTGTAACCAAAGATTATGTCAAGATGCTCAAGGTGGTGATGCCACAGGGCGATATCGTCACCCTCGGCTCTAAATGCGTAAAGCACGTTGCCGGTTTCAACTCCGAGCTGATGTTTGTTGGTAGCGAGGGTCTGCTTGGTGTGATCACCGAGGTAACTCTTGCCCTGCTGCCTATCCCGCAGCACCGTGAGTCTGCCCTGGCGATCTTCGACACCCTTGATGACGCTGCCCAGACCGTATCTGACATTATTGCCGCCGGTGTTACCCCTTCCACCATGGAATTCATGGATAACGCCACCATCAACGCCATTCAGAATTTCAAGGATTGCGGCCTGCCACGCGACGCCCAGGCGGTACTCTTGATCGAGACCGATGGTGAGGAGAACTCTGCCAAGGCCGAGATTGCCACTGTAGAAGAGCAGGTTGGCAAGAATAACGCCCGGGAGTTTGCCCGCGCCAAGACCAGCGAAGATCGCGACAAGCTTTTCGCCGGACGCCGTGTTGCCCTGAACGCACTTGCTTCTGTTAAACCAAACCTGATTCTCGAAGATGCCACCGTAAAGCGCAGCGATCTGCCTGCCATGGTTCGCGGCATCATTGAAATCGCCCAGAGATATGACATCCAGGTAGGTATCTTCGGCCACGCCGGAGACGGCAACCTGCACCCGACTTTTTTGATCGACCAGAGCGATAAGGAAGAGATGGCCCGCTGCCACAAGGCTGTAGATGAGTTGTTCCAGCTGGCAATCGATCTTGACGGCACCATCTCCGGTGAGCACGGCATCGGCCTTGAGAAGAAACCATACCTTGAGGCCCAGATCGGCGCAGCCGGCATCAAGATGCTCCAGGATCTCAAGCGCATGTTCGATCCGAAAAACCTTCTCAACCCAGGCAAGATGTTCGATATGCCGGGTGAAGCAGCTTAA
- a CDS encoding malate dehydrogenase, translating into MKTPVRVAITGAAGQISYSIIFRIAAGDMLGKDQPVILQLLEIPPAMDALQGVVMELKDCAFPLVAGVVATDDPNVAFKDTDYAVLVGARPRGPGMERGDLLMANAQIFSVQGKALNDNASRNVKVLVVGNPANTNALITLKNAPDLDPKNITAMMRLDHNRSLSQIGDKLDCATTDIEQMVVWGNHSATQYPDISYATAKGKAVKEQVDNDWYVENFIPTVQQRGAAIIKARGASSAASAASAAVDHMRDWALGSNGSWVSMGVYSKGNSYGIDEDIVYSRPIVTENGEWKEVTGLEVSDFSREMMKKTEDELVSEREAIKEML; encoded by the coding sequence ATGAAAACACCTGTACGCGTAGCAATTACCGGTGCAGCAGGCCAGATCAGTTATTCCATCATTTTTCGTATCGCAGCAGGCGACATGCTTGGTAAAGATCAGCCTGTAATTCTCCAGCTTCTTGAAATCCCACCCGCAATGGATGCCCTCCAGGGTGTGGTCATGGAGCTGAAAGACTGTGCTTTCCCACTGGTTGCAGGCGTCGTCGCAACTGACGATCCAAACGTTGCCTTCAAGGACACCGACTACGCAGTCCTGGTTGGCGCGCGTCCTCGTGGACCTGGAATGGAGCGCGGCGATCTACTGATGGCCAATGCCCAGATCTTCTCAGTACAGGGCAAGGCGTTGAACGATAACGCCAGCCGCAACGTCAAAGTGCTGGTAGTCGGCAACCCGGCCAACACCAACGCTCTTATCACCCTGAAAAACGCACCTGATCTGGATCCGAAGAACATCACCGCCATGATGCGCCTCGATCACAACCGCTCACTCTCCCAGATCGGCGACAAACTCGACTGTGCCACCACCGACATCGAGCAGATGGTTGTCTGGGGTAACCACTCCGCGACCCAGTATCCCGACATCAGCTACGCCACCGCAAAAGGTAAGGCAGTTAAAGAGCAGGTCGACAACGACTGGTATGTAGAAAATTTCATCCCTACCGTTCAGCAGCGTGGTGCGGCGATCATCAAGGCTCGCGGCGCTTCCAGTGCAGCTTCTGCAGCTTCTGCAGCCGTCGATCATATGCGCGACTGGGCCCTCGGCTCCAACGGCAGTTGGGTAAGCATGGGTGTTTACTCTAAAGGCAACAGTTACGGTATTGATGAGGACATCGTCTACTCCCGTCCCATCGTCACGGAAAATGGCGAGTGGAAAGAAGTTACCGGCCTTGAGGTCAGCGACTTCAGCCGCGAGATGATGAAGAAAACCGAGGACGAACTGGTATCTGAGCGCGAAGCAATCAAAGAAATGCTCTAG
- a CDS encoding ATP-binding protein, with protein sequence MPVYSVNGKSASERGNNVCPRQELQRVNVLFIGGGRGCYEILRLLDSYTPVRIQPNVVAVIDLNLNAMGSKYARQLGIDTVTTWEKYVRDERIDLIIELTGDERVLAKIVAEKLPAVKVLDHLSALFLWEIIDIQEQKLQLEAKVSSLDTMAALGEIAFRLTHELRNPLLIVGGLVRRMMTRPDLPHGVRKRFKHLANHVLHMDTVLSDICDVVRPMSPHYVLTDMNDFFEKWCTTVRTEARYIGANLEASIEDDLPCMYIDPILIRQALWHILENSLDAIGEKGGGIYVTVQICWDEIDIQLSDSAEEFCALSPLKAVQPFTTTKSGRMGLGLSLCRQIILDHGGDLKLVQRADGGCIVLVQLPIRFREPKTVGTSESDGVVVDNGGAVEEPVEC encoded by the coding sequence ATGCCAGTGTACAGCGTAAATGGAAAATCAGCCTCCGAGCGGGGGAATAACGTTTGCCCAAGGCAGGAATTGCAGCGGGTCAATGTGCTGTTTATTGGTGGCGGCCGCGGCTGTTATGAAATCCTGAGACTGCTCGATTCATATACCCCGGTACGCATTCAGCCCAACGTGGTGGCGGTGATAGATTTGAACCTCAATGCCATGGGGAGTAAATATGCCCGCCAGCTTGGAATCGATACAGTTACCACCTGGGAGAAGTACGTAAGGGATGAGCGGATTGATCTGATCATTGAGCTTACCGGTGATGAAAGAGTGCTGGCGAAGATAGTTGCAGAGAAACTGCCGGCAGTGAAGGTGCTTGATCATCTTTCCGCACTGTTTCTCTGGGAGATTATTGATATCCAGGAGCAGAAGCTGCAACTGGAAGCAAAAGTATCTTCTCTCGATACAATGGCGGCGCTCGGAGAGATCGCCTTTCGCCTTACCCATGAACTGCGAAATCCGCTACTCATTGTCGGGGGGCTGGTCCGCAGGATGATGACCAGGCCGGATTTGCCCCATGGCGTACGTAAACGGTTCAAGCATCTCGCCAATCACGTACTGCACATGGATACGGTGCTCTCTGATATTTGTGATGTGGTCCGGCCCATGAGCCCCCATTATGTACTCACCGATATGAATGACTTTTTTGAAAAATGGTGTACCACCGTCAGGACTGAAGCACGGTACATCGGAGCGAATCTTGAAGCGTCAATAGAAGATGATTTACCGTGTATGTACATCGATCCAATTCTCATCAGGCAGGCGCTCTGGCATATTCTGGAAAACAGTCTCGACGCCATTGGTGAAAAGGGTGGTGGCATCTATGTTACTGTGCAGATATGCTGGGATGAGATCGATATTCAGTTGTCAGATTCAGCCGAAGAATTTTGTGCGCTTTCTCCGCTGAAGGCGGTTCAACCCTTCACCACCACCAAGTCAGGCCGGATGGGGCTGGGGCTTTCGTTGTGCCGGCAGATCATTCTGGATCACGGAGGCGATTTGAAACTGGTGCAGAGAGCTGATGGGGGGTGTATTGTACTGGTACAATTACCTATACGTTTCAGGGAACCCAAAACTGTTGGCACTTCGGAATCGGATGGGGTGGTTGTTGATAATGGTGGAGCGGTTGAGGAGCCTGTGGAGTGCTAG
- a CDS encoding aldehyde ferredoxin oxidoreductase N-terminal domain-containing protein: MMREQFRVLVYDLSSGSGQFVELDGRDQVAGGSGLAALLYMKYGHPDKPWHHEEQPLIFAIGPLTGLFPLMSKTVCSFRSSYHNEYTESHGGGRMALALQFCNLDGLVIVGKAKRLSCLTVGARELELKDVEFMRGMNAENTGKLLRRMHGRSSGHRSILRIGPSGEIGSGMACINVETYRHFGRMGGGASMGAKNLKGIIVSGEGELELTAGKEYRKVFQEVYSKVTSTDMLRKYHNLGTAANLQTLNDIEALPWHNLQRTSHSEIDKVTGAKFADDTLLRNGACAGCPVGCIHIGYIRQKAKVDNRYHYHQVAYDYEPIFAAGTMLGVTDTFGVLRILDEIEKVSLDAMSAGVALAWATEATERGLVSEKETLVPLAFGDVSGYQQAAMHLGRGTNEFYRLLGQGTLKAGKEYGGEAFGCVLGQEMAGYATGELYFAAQTLGFRHSHLDTGAYSYEQKSTDKDLQKSVDFLMNDEPGRAFLTSMVSCLFARSIYTDEQLQECLASVGYGALAGTIAETSEYIRGLRWKVRSDTGFKPENFSVPKRFYSVTTWKGPVDGAYLDQVKAEYGRRIVELVDGFVVKE, from the coding sequence ATGATGCGCGAACAATTCAGGGTGCTCGTCTACGATCTTTCGTCAGGCAGTGGTCAGTTTGTGGAGCTGGATGGACGTGACCAGGTGGCGGGTGGCAGCGGCCTGGCGGCGCTGCTCTATATGAAATATGGTCATCCGGATAAACCGTGGCATCATGAGGAACAGCCGCTGATCTTCGCCATCGGGCCTCTGACCGGTTTGTTCCCGTTGATGTCAAAGACAGTCTGCTCCTTTCGTTCCTCCTATCACAACGAGTATACCGAAAGTCATGGTGGTGGCCGCATGGCGCTGGCCCTGCAGTTCTGCAATCTGGATGGACTGGTGATCGTCGGCAAGGCGAAGCGGCTGTCATGTCTCACCGTGGGCGCAAGGGAGCTGGAGCTGAAAGATGTGGAGTTCATGCGGGGGATGAATGCTGAAAATACCGGCAAATTGCTGCGGCGCATGCATGGCAGGTCTTCGGGACATCGCTCCATACTCCGTATCGGTCCGTCCGGGGAGATTGGTTCCGGCATGGCCTGTATCAACGTCGAGACCTATCGGCACTTCGGTCGCATGGGTGGCGGGGCTTCAATGGGGGCTAAGAACCTCAAGGGTATTATCGTCAGCGGAGAAGGTGAGCTGGAGCTGACAGCGGGTAAGGAGTACCGGAAAGTTTTTCAAGAGGTGTACTCCAAGGTAACCTCAACCGATATGTTGCGAAAATACCATAATCTGGGAACTGCGGCCAATCTGCAGACGTTGAATGATATCGAGGCATTGCCGTGGCACAACCTCCAGCGAACAAGCCACTCCGAAATCGACAAGGTGACGGGCGCAAAATTCGCAGATGACACTCTGCTGCGTAACGGTGCCTGTGCCGGCTGCCCGGTAGGCTGTATCCACATAGGGTATATCCGGCAAAAAGCCAAGGTGGACAACCGCTATCATTATCATCAGGTCGCCTATGATTATGAGCCGATCTTTGCGGCAGGCACCATGCTCGGAGTTACCGATACCTTTGGGGTGCTGCGGATTCTCGATGAGATTGAGAAGGTGAGTCTCGATGCCATGTCGGCAGGGGTGGCCCTGGCCTGGGCGACTGAGGCTACAGAACGTGGCCTGGTGAGCGAGAAGGAGACCCTGGTTCCCCTGGCTTTTGGAGATGTGTCGGGATATCAGCAGGCGGCTATGCATCTTGGTCGCGGCACCAATGAATTTTACCGCCTGCTCGGCCAGGGGACATTGAAGGCGGGAAAAGAATATGGTGGTGAGGCGTTTGGCTGTGTACTTGGTCAGGAGATGGCGGGCTATGCCACCGGTGAGCTCTATTTTGCCGCCCAGACCCTGGGGTTTCGCCATTCACACCTCGACACCGGTGCCTATAGCTACGAGCAGAAAAGCACGGATAAAGATCTGCAGAAGTCGGTGGATTTCCTGATGAACGATGAGCCGGGCAGGGCTTTCCTTACTTCAATGGTCTCCTGCCTCTTTGCCAGATCAATCTATACTGATGAACAGTTGCAGGAGTGTCTGGCCAGTGTTGGCTACGGCGCACTGGCCGGGACAATAGCTGAAACGTCCGAGTATATTCGAGGGCTTCGCTGGAAGGTGCGTAGTGACACCGGTTTTAAGCCTGAGAACTTCTCGGTACCGAAGCGGTTCTACTCTGTTACCACCTGGAAGGGGCCTGTGGATGGGGCGTATCTGGATCAGGTGAAGGCTGAATACGGCAGGCGGATTGTGGAGCTGGTTGATGGGTTTGTTGTGAAGGAGTGA
- a CDS encoding 4Fe-4S binding protein, translated as MKLLTTPRLDQCIGCHSCSLACARLVHRRLSWSTAGIRIKSSGGLSTGFLAIRCLACDPAPCVEVCPTGAFSQRKGGGVVVRKKLCIRCGKCVPACPVNAIYENDLGEVFVCIHCGKCVEFCPQSCLEMREASEIEEVLL; from the coding sequence ATGAAACTGTTAACCACACCGAGACTCGATCAGTGTATTGGATGTCATTCCTGCTCATTGGCCTGTGCACGGCTGGTACATCGTCGGCTTTCATGGTCAACTGCGGGAATACGAATAAAGTCCTCAGGCGGTCTTTCAACCGGTTTCCTGGCAATCCGCTGTCTTGCCTGTGACCCGGCGCCTTGTGTCGAAGTCTGCCCAACAGGCGCCTTCAGTCAGCGAAAAGGCGGTGGGGTGGTGGTCAGGAAGAAGCTCTGCATCCGATGCGGAAAATGTGTACCGGCCTGCCCGGTGAATGCCATTTATGAAAACGACCTGGGGGAGGTGTTTGTCTGCATCCACTGCGGGAAATGTGTGGAGTTTTGCCCCCAGAGCTGTCTGGAGATGCGTGAAGCCAGTGAGATCGAGGAGGTGCTGCTATGA
- the phrB gene encoding deoxyribodipyrimidine photo-lyase produces MVERFRVDQRRVKRVRKGHRGEGPVLYWMNRDQRVEDNWALLQSQDLALSVGRPLLVVFCLPDRYLSASARNFWFTIVGLEEIVAQLARLNIDMRILYGSSVKAIANCANSLDAYAVVTDFNPLKIRKRWLFEMGTQVRVPVYEVDAHNIIPCWYASDKQEYAAYTFRPKVARLLPIFLNDFPEVKKHPYRVENLDKALAPPDWPELYARYPDTDSRESYPRPGSVQAKEALKEFIAKRLNGYDRKRNDPLAEWTSRLSPYLHFGQVSPQRVALAVQAAAGIPDEDKDAFLEELIVRRELSDNFCYYCDDYDSVDGFPAWAIRTLDEHRHDQRKYVYTEEEFIFGKTHEPLWNSCQNALRETGRLHGYLRMYWAKKILEWSAIPEEALRIGNLLNDTFAFDGRDPNGYTGVSWAIGGVHDRAWKERPVFGKIRYMNEAGCRRKFAVDDYIAKYGGEEQ; encoded by the coding sequence ATGGTAGAACGTTTTCGGGTTGATCAGCGCAGGGTTAAGCGGGTTCGTAAGGGGCACCGGGGTGAAGGCCCTGTACTCTACTGGATGAACAGGGACCAGCGGGTTGAGGACAACTGGGCACTCCTGCAGAGTCAGGATCTGGCCTTGAGCGTAGGTCGTCCCCTGTTGGTGGTATTCTGCCTGCCGGACAGGTATCTGAGCGCCAGCGCGAGGAACTTCTGGTTTACCATAGTCGGGCTTGAGGAGATAGTGGCCCAGCTGGCACGACTCAATATCGACATGCGTATTCTCTATGGTTCTTCGGTGAAGGCCATCGCGAATTGTGCGAACAGTCTCGATGCCTATGCGGTGGTTACAGATTTTAATCCGCTTAAAATACGCAAACGCTGGTTGTTTGAGATGGGAACCCAGGTGCGTGTGCCGGTGTATGAGGTAGATGCGCATAATATCATTCCCTGTTGGTACGCTTCTGACAAACAGGAATATGCTGCCTACACTTTCAGGCCGAAAGTAGCCAGGCTACTGCCTATTTTTCTTAACGACTTCCCTGAAGTGAAAAAACATCCATACCGGGTTGAAAACCTGGATAAAGCTCTGGCCCCGCCAGACTGGCCTGAATTATATGCGCGATATCCGGATACGGACTCCAGAGAGAGTTATCCGCGGCCGGGATCTGTACAGGCGAAAGAGGCGTTGAAGGAGTTTATAGCAAAACGTCTCAATGGTTATGACCGAAAGAGGAACGACCCCCTTGCCGAGTGGACTTCACGACTGTCCCCGTACCTTCACTTTGGTCAAGTCTCTCCACAACGGGTGGCCCTGGCTGTTCAGGCTGCGGCCGGGATACCGGATGAGGACAAGGACGCCTTTCTGGAAGAACTCATTGTTCGCAGGGAGTTGAGCGACAATTTTTGCTATTATTGCGATGACTACGACAGTGTTGACGGGTTTCCCGCCTGGGCCATCAGGACACTGGACGAGCATCGTCATGATCAGCGGAAGTATGTGTACACGGAAGAGGAGTTTATCTTCGGAAAAACCCATGAACCGCTTTGGAACAGCTGCCAGAATGCGCTACGGGAGACAGGCAGATTGCATGGTTATCTGCGGATGTATTGGGCGAAAAAAATTCTCGAGTGGAGCGCTATCCCGGAAGAGGCCTTACGAATCGGCAACCTGCTGAACGACACCTTCGCCTTCGACGGCAGGGACCCGAACGGCTATACCGGGGTGAGCTGGGCAATCGGTGGGGTACATGACCGGGCCTGGAAAGAGCGCCCGGTTTTCGGTAAAATTCGATATATGAATGAGGCGGGTTGTCGTCGAAAATTTGCGGTGGATGACTATATCGCCAAATATGGTGGTGAAGAACAATAG